Sequence from the Stenotrophomonas sp. 364 genome:
CAGCAGCGGGGAACGAAGCTGCTCGCGCAGCTCGAAACGGAAGAAGGCAGTGATCATGGGCGCGCTCCGGTCAGGCGGCCCGCGACTGCAGGCGCAGTCGCTGGAAATACACATCCTCGAGGTCCGGGGACACCGGCTGGAACCCGTCGCCGGGGTCGCTGGCGCTGTGCACGTGGATCACCGGGCGGCCGCCCACCAGGCGGGTGGAGAGCACCACATGGTTGGCTTCGTAGGTGGCCAGTTCGGCACTGTCCACCTGCTTGCGCCAGACCTGCTGCTGCAACGCGTCGATGGCATCGCTCGGCTTGCCGGTCAGCAGCACCTGGCCCTTGTTCATGATGGCCATGCTCGGGCACAGGTCGGTGACGTCCTCGACGATATGGGTGGACAGGATCACCGCCACGTTCTCGCCGATGGCGGCCAGCAGGTTGAGGAACCGGTTGCGCTCTTCCGGGTCCAGCCCGGCGGTGGGCTCGTCGACGATCACCAGTCGCGGGTCGCCGAGCAAGGCCTGGGCGATGCCGAAGCGCTGGCGCATGCCGCCCGAATACGTGCCCAGCTTGCGCTTGCGGGCATCCCACAGGTTCACCTGCTGCAGCAGTCCGTCCACCACCTCGCGGCGCTGCGCCTTGTGGGTAATGCCCTTGAGCACGGCGAAGTGGTCCAGCAGATCCAATGCACTGACCTTGGGGTACACCCCGAAATCCTGCGGCAGGTAGCCCAGGCGGCGGCGCACCGCGTCCTTGTCGCGCAGCACGTCGATGACCGGCTCGCCGGGAATCTCCAGGGTCACGCTGCCGCTGTCGGCTTCCTGCAGCGTGGACAGCGTGCGCATCAACGATGACTTGCCAGCGCCGTTGGGGCCGAGCAGCCCGAACATGCCGCGGGGAATGTCGAGGGTGACGCCGTTGAGTGCGTGCACGCCGTTGGCGTAGGTCTTGGACAGCGAGCGGATCTGCAGCATGCGTCGGACACCTTCCCTGAATGGTGAACGACTTATCCCGGCAAAGCCGCCCGGCCACATCCGCCGTAAGTCATGGGTGCGGTCGGGAGCGGCGCGCACCTGCTCCCGGCACGATGGGCTTCATCGCGGACAGATCGGTTTCATCGCATGACGCGGGCACCTGGCCTGCAGGGCAGGCAGGCTGGGGCCTTCACTGCAGGAGCGTGCCATGCCGATCCACCTCCATCTGACCCGCACGACCCTGCGCGGGCGCCAGGTATTGGCGGTGCTGGAAAGCAGTGCACCGGCCAGCACTGCGCCGGTGCCCGATGTCGCAACCGCCGCGCAGTGCGCGGTCGGCAGTTATCGCATGGCCGATGGCAGCAGTGTGGACATCGGACCGGAGGCAATGGCCGAACAGCTGCCCTGGCGGCTGCCGGACGGACGCACCGGGCAGCGGCTGGCGCGCGGCCATCATCGCTGGGTTGGTACGCGTGTCGCCAAGGCGATGGAGGTGGCCGCTGCCACGGCTGCCGCTGGCGGCCTGCTACGGCGCGGCACGGATAGAAACGTGGCCGCGCTCAACGCCGCCGTGACGACTCGCGCAGCACCTGCTTCACCGGAATGGTCTGCCCGTCCACCGGCGCGCCGCTGATCAGCGCCAGCAGCTTTTCCACCAGCAGCTGCCCGGCCTGTTTGGTGTCCTGCTGCACGGTGGTGAGCGGCGGCGACACCGATGCGGCCAGCGGGATATCGTCGAAGCCGGCCAGCGCCACATCCTGCGGCACGCGCAGCCCGTGCTCGCGCAGTGCGCGCATGGCGCCGATGGCGATCAGGTCGCTGGCCGCGAACACGCCATCCAACGTCTCGCCCCGCGCCAGCAACGTCTGGCAGGCATCGAACCCGTCCTGCTCGGTGGTGATCGCGTCGTGCTGCAGACCCGGTTCGGCACGGATGCCGCGTACCGCCATCGCCGCCACGTGGCCACGGTAGCGCTCCTCGAACTCGGGATAGTGGCTGGACGCGTGGCCGATGAAGGCGATGCGCTGGCAGCCCTGGTCGAGCAGGTGCGCGGTGATGTCGAACCCACCCTGGAAGTTGTCGCTGCCGATCGACACCCCTGGCTGGTCGGGCAGGGCCGCGCCCCAGCGCACGAAGTGGGTGCCCTGTTCAACCAGACGTTGCAGCCGCTCGCGCGACTCGTGGTAATCGCCATAGCCGAGCAGGATGATGCCGTCGGCCTTGTTGCTGTCTTCGTAGTCGGCCTGCCAGTCGGTGGACAGCTGCTGGAAGGACACCAGCAGGTCGTAGCCGCGCTGCGCGCAGGCGCGGGTGATCGAGCCCAGCATGGCGTGGAAGAACGGGTTGATCAGCGAGTCGTCGTTGGTGGGGTCTTCGAAGAACAGCAGGGCCAGCGTGCCGGCATTGCGCAGGCGCAGGCTGGAGGCGTTCTTGTCGACCTTGTAGTTCAGCTCCCGGGCGATGCGCAGGATGCGCTCGCGGGTTTCCGGATTGACCATCGGGCTGCCGCGCAAGGCACGCGAGACGGTGGGCTGCGACACCCCGGCCAGGTGGGCGATGTCCAGGGAGGTGGCTTTGCCGCGGATGGTCATTGCTGGGAACGGCGGGAACGACGACCTGCATGATGCCATGCACCGCGCGGGCGTGGCCGGGTGGCCGGGTGGCCGGCGGGCCGGCCGGCTGAACCGGCGCGGGCCTTGCCTCCCATGGGCTGCGGGGGAATCCGACGGGTTCTGGCCGGAATCCTGACGGGGGCGGGCGGGGCGGCGATGGTAAGATGGGGCATTCTGGACCCCACCCCATTCTCCCGTGGGTGGCCCTGCGTATCTGCAGCCCGCACGGCGCTGTGTTATGACTGCGGCCTGCCCTCGGACAACGGAAGAGCAACCCTATGGCGCGCGGCATCAATAAAGTCATCCTGGTCGGCAACCTCGGCAACGACCCGGACGTGAAGTACACCCAAGGCGGCATGGCGATCACCCGCATCAGCCTGGCCACCACCAGCGTCCGCAAGGACAAGGATGGCAACCAGCAGGAGCGTACCGAATGGCACCGCGTGGTGTTCTTCGGCAAGCTCGGTGAAATCGCCGGCGAATACCTGCGCAAGGGCAGCTCGGTCTACGTCGAAGGCAGCCTGCGGTACGACAAGTACACCGGCCAGGACGGCGTGGAGAAGTACTCCACCGACATCATCGCCGACGAAATGCAGATGCTGGGCGGCCGCGGTGAAGGCGGCGGTGGTGGCGGTGCAGGCGCCGGTGCCGGTGGCAACTACGGCGGCGGCGAGCGCCCGCAGCGCCAGCAGGCCCCGCGCCAGGAATACGGTGGCGGCGGTCAGCGCCAGGGCGGGCAGGGCGGTGGTTACGGCCAGCAGCGCCCCCAGCAGCAGCCGCAGCAGTCGGCGCCGCCGATGGACGACTTCGCCGATGACGACATCCCGTTCTAAGAACACGGGGTTGTAAGCGTCGATAAAGATCCGACAGGAGCCCCATTCGTGGGGCTCCTTTTTTTGTGCTTTTTTGCCTGGAAAGAAAGTCAGGCATAGTCACGCATACATGACTTGCGCATGCGTAGGCAGTAATCCACTCAGCTTCCGGGACCCGTTGGGCCTCTCCAGTGAGATCCGGATCACTGGGTACGTTGATCCCATTACTCACAGCGGGACAAGGGTAGATCCGGACCGTCCAGGGATTCCCACCCGTTATGCGCATGGTGGTCCCGATTCAATGAACGTGTCGTCCTCGTCAGTAAGCATGGCCCCGCGCTCGCTGCGGCGTGGGGTATGACCGGACCTATGCCCAGAGTTGGCGGGGGCGGCAAAAATCCCGGCTACGCCAACCCTGGTCAGTATTCTCCCTTCCAGCCGAAATCGCCGGAGCCTCGATGAAACCAGGAATGTCCGTGGTCACCCTTGTCGTTGTCGCCCTTGCGACGGCCGGTTGCAGCGGCGAGCTGCGCGGCCCGAACGCCAGTGAACAACGAAGTCCGAGCGATGCCTTCGTGATTCCTGACGAAGAGCGAGCGACCGTCGAGGTGGCCGCCAACCAAGGGGATGTCGCAGCCGTGAAGCGGCTGATCGACCATTACGAGGCCCTTTCGGGGAGCGACCAGGATGCGGCGAAGTGGAAGGCAGTGGCGCGGGAGCTTGGCGATTCGCAGCAACTGAATTACTACGCGGCGAGCACATTGACCGCCGCGAGGCGTGAGAACGACCCGGCGAAGCGACATGCAATGTTGGTCGATGCCTTGGGGGCGGCCAGGCGTTCCAACGCAAGCAAGGCCAATCCGTCGGCACAGAAGCTCATTCTCGAGGCAACTCGGGCAATGAAGGCCGAACAGTAGCGCGAAGGGCACGCAGAGCATCATCACCTTCGTGCCTGTTCGCACACCGGTAGAGCCGACCGTTGGTCGGCTTCTCCCAGCGCCCGATGAGACGAACGTAAGCCCCAAGGTCGAGCCAAACGTACATGGCCCTTGTGCTCTGCAGCATCGGTTTTAGTGCACTGCGTCTTGCAAAAAAAAGACCCGCTCCTCTATGGTGCAATCGATTGCATTAAACCGAATCGTCAGCGTGTGATACCGGTTGGGAGGCCGGAAAGTGGATGCCTATCCATTCGATCGGACCAGGCCCGGCCCCGGGGCTCACACGGCGCGATGCGCTGCGCATGGCGGTGGCCGGGAGCGTTGGGCTGGGGGCGGCGGGCGTTCTGCCCGCGTTTGCAGCCACCGCACCGCTCAAGGGCAACTTGAAGCATTCCGTCGCCCGCTGGACCTTCCCGCAACAATCGATCGCCCAGCTCTGCCAGACGGTGAAGGGCATCGGGTTTGCCGCCATCGATCTGGTGGGTCCGGAGGACTGGCCCACGCTGAAGGCCCATGGCGTGTACAGCGCGATGTGCAACGGCGCGGAGCTGGGCCTGACCCAGGGCTTTGCCGGCCGCCAATTCCACGATCAGCTGGTCGAGCGTTACACGCGGCACATCGACCTGGTGGCCGATGCCGGCTATCGCAACCTCATCTGTTTCTCCGGCAACCGCAACGGCATGGACCCCCAGGAGGGCATGGCCCATGCCGAGGCAGGGCTCAAACGCATCCTCGGGCATGCCGAGCGGCGCGGCGTGGTGCTGGTGATGGAGCTGCTGAACTCCAGAGTCGATCATCCCGACTACCTGTGCGACCACTCCGCATGGGGCGTCGAGCTGTGCCGACGGCTCGGCTCGGAGCATTTCGGCCTGCTGTACGACATCTACCACATGCAGATCATGGAGGGCGACATCATCGCCACCATTGGCAGGCATCACGCGTACTTCAAGCACTACCACACCGCGGGCGTGCCTGGCCGACACGAGATCGGCGACCAGCAGGAGCTCCACTATCCCGCCATCTGTCGCGCGATCCGCGACACCGGTTTCGATGGGTATCTGGCGCAGGAGTTCATGCCTGCCGCGCCCGATCCCGTCGGCTCGCTGCGCGAGGCCATCCGCCTCTGCGATGTCTGAAACGCTATCCACCCAGGTGAAGTAGAACCCATGGCAGACAATCACTACGACGCAATCGTTGTTGGCTCCGGCATCAGCGGCGGTTGGGCGGCAAAGGAACTGACCGAGAAGGGCCTCAAGGTCCTGATGCTGGAACGCGGTCGCAACATCGAGCACGTCAAGGACTACGTCAACGCGATGAAGGAGGCGTGGGATTTCCCGCACCGCAACCGGCCCACCCAGGCGATGAAGGCTGACTATCCGGTGTTGATGCGCGACTACGGTCTGGCCGAGAACCTTGAAGGCATGTGGGCCAACGAGAAGGAATCGCCTTACACCGAGACCAAGCGATTCGATTGGTTCCGCGGCTATCACGTGGGCGGGCGATCACTGATGTGGGGGCGGCAGAGCTATCGCTTCTCCGACCTGGATTTCGAGGCGAACCTCAAAGACGGCATCGCCACGGATTGGCCGATCCGGTATGCCGACATCGCACCGTGGTACGACCATGCGGAGAAGTTCGCGGGCATCGCAGGCACCCGGGAGGGGCTGGATGTGCTGCCCGATGGCGAATTCCTGCCGCCGATCCCGTTGAACATCGTCGAGAAGGACGTGGCTGCGCGGATCAGGAAAGCGTTTGGCGGAACACGCCATATGATCCACTCGCGCACCGCCAACATCACCCAGCCCATGCCCGAACAGGGCCGGGTCAACTGCCAGTACCGCAACAAGTGCATCCTGGGCTGCCCCTTTGGCGCCTATTTCTCGACACAATCGGCGACGCTGCCGGCGGCGATGAAGACCGGCAACCTTACATTGCGGCCGTTCTCGATCGTCAAGGAAGTGCTCTATGACAAGGACCGCAAGCGTGCGCGCGGTGTAGAGATCATCGACGCCGAGACGGGCCAGACCTATCAGTACACAGCCAAGGTCATCTTCCTCAATGCGTCGTCCTTCAACTCGACCTGGCTGCTGATGAATTCGGCGACCGATGTCTGGGACGGTGGTCTGGGCTCGTCGTCCGGCGAACTCGGGCACAACGTGATGGACCATCATTTCGGCGCGGGCGCCTCCGGCCGGGTCGAAGGATATGAAGACAAGTATTACTTCGGCCGTCGCCCCTGCGGCTTCTACATTCCCCGTTTCCGCAACGTCGCTGCGGACAAGCGCGGTTACCTGCGCGGGTTCGGCTACCAGGGCGGTGCCAGCCGCAGCGGGTGGTCACGCGAGATCGCCGAACTCAACATCGGGGCCGATTTGAAGGAGGCGCTGACTGTCCCCGGTGACTGGCGCATCGGCATGACCGGCTTCGGCGAAATGCTGCCGCACCACGACAATACGATCCGCCTGGACGCCGAGCGCAAGGACAAGTGGGGCCTGCCGGTGTTGGCGATGGATGTGTCCATGCGCGCGAACGAAAAGGCGATGCGCAAGGACATGGCCGCCGATGCTGCCGAGATGCTGGAGGCTGCCGGTGTGAAGGACGTGGAGATGCACGACAACGACTACGCCCCGGGCAAGGGCATCCACGAAATGGGGACCGCGCGCATGGGCCGTGACCGCAGAACCTCCGTACTGAACCAGCACAACCAGGTCTGGGATGCGCCCAACGTCTATGTCACCGACGGTGCCTGCATGACCTCCAGCGCCTGCGTGAATCCTTCACTGACCTACATGGCACTCACCGCGCGCGCTGCCGACCACGCCGTGCGCGAGCTGAAAGCGGGGAACCTCTGATGGATCGCCGCGAACTGCTGAAGATGATCGTCGCCGCCACCGGTGCGGCCATGATCGGCCTGCCCGCGCTCGCCCAGGGGCAGGCGCCCGCCGCAGGGGCGAAGACGCCGTTCTCC
This genomic interval carries:
- a CDS encoding TIM barrel protein, producing MPIHSIGPGPAPGLTRRDALRMAVAGSVGLGAAGVLPAFAATAPLKGNLKHSVARWTFPQQSIAQLCQTVKGIGFAAIDLVGPEDWPTLKAHGVYSAMCNGAELGLTQGFAGRQFHDQLVERYTRHIDLVADAGYRNLICFSGNRNGMDPQEGMAHAEAGLKRILGHAERRGVVLVMELLNSRVDHPDYLCDHSAWGVELCRRLGSEHFGLLYDIYHMQIMEGDIIATIGRHHAYFKHYHTAGVPGRHEIGDQQELHYPAICRAIRDTGFDGYLAQEFMPAAPDPVGSLREAIRLCDV
- a CDS encoding LacI family DNA-binding transcriptional regulator; this translates as MTIRGKATSLDIAHLAGVSQPTVSRALRGSPMVNPETRERILRIARELNYKVDKNASSLRLRNAGTLALLFFEDPTNDDSLINPFFHAMLGSITRACAQRGYDLLVSFQQLSTDWQADYEDSNKADGIILLGYGDYHESRERLQRLVEQGTHFVRWGAALPDQPGVSIGSDNFQGGFDITAHLLDQGCQRIAFIGHASSHYPEFEERYRGHVAAMAVRGIRAEPGLQHDAITTEQDGFDACQTLLARGETLDGVFAASDLIAIGAMRALREHGLRVPQDVALAGFDDIPLAASVSPPLTTVQQDTKQAGQLLVEKLLALISGAPVDGQTIPVKQVLRESSRRR
- a CDS encoding GMC family oxidoreductase translates to MADNHYDAIVVGSGISGGWAAKELTEKGLKVLMLERGRNIEHVKDYVNAMKEAWDFPHRNRPTQAMKADYPVLMRDYGLAENLEGMWANEKESPYTETKRFDWFRGYHVGGRSLMWGRQSYRFSDLDFEANLKDGIATDWPIRYADIAPWYDHAEKFAGIAGTREGLDVLPDGEFLPPIPLNIVEKDVAARIRKAFGGTRHMIHSRTANITQPMPEQGRVNCQYRNKCILGCPFGAYFSTQSATLPAAMKTGNLTLRPFSIVKEVLYDKDRKRARGVEIIDAETGQTYQYTAKVIFLNASSFNSTWLLMNSATDVWDGGLGSSSGELGHNVMDHHFGAGASGRVEGYEDKYYFGRRPCGFYIPRFRNVAADKRGYLRGFGYQGGASRSGWSREIAELNIGADLKEALTVPGDWRIGMTGFGEMLPHHDNTIRLDAERKDKWGLPVLAMDVSMRANEKAMRKDMAADAAEMLEAAGVKDVEMHDNDYAPGKGIHEMGTARMGRDRRTSVLNQHNQVWDAPNVYVTDGACMTSSACVNPSLTYMALTARAADHAVRELKAGNL
- a CDS encoding single-stranded DNA-binding protein, with the protein product MARGINKVILVGNLGNDPDVKYTQGGMAITRISLATTSVRKDKDGNQQERTEWHRVVFFGKLGEIAGEYLRKGSSVYVEGSLRYDKYTGQDGVEKYSTDIIADEMQMLGGRGEGGGGGGAGAGAGGNYGGGERPQRQQAPRQEYGGGGQRQGGQGGGYGQQRPQQQPQQSAPPMDDFADDDIPF
- a CDS encoding ABC transporter ATP-binding protein, with product MLQIRSLSKTYANGVHALNGVTLDIPRGMFGLLGPNGAGKSSLMRTLSTLQEADSGSVTLEIPGEPVIDVLRDKDAVRRRLGYLPQDFGVYPKVSALDLLDHFAVLKGITHKAQRREVVDGLLQQVNLWDARKRKLGTYSGGMRQRFGIAQALLGDPRLVIVDEPTAGLDPEERNRFLNLLAAIGENVAVILSTHIVEDVTDLCPSMAIMNKGQVLLTGKPSDAIDALQQQVWRKQVDSAELATYEANHVVLSTRLVGGRPVIHVHSASDPGDGFQPVSPDLEDVYFQRLRLQSRAA